Proteins encoded within one genomic window of Neoarius graeffei isolate fNeoGra1 chromosome 18, fNeoGra1.pri, whole genome shotgun sequence:
- the LOC132865916 gene encoding histone H4, with product MSGRGKGGKGLGKGGAKRHRKVLRDNIQGITKPAIRRLARRGGVKRISGLIYEETRGVLKVFLENVIRDAVTYTEHAKRKTVTAMDVVYALKRQGRTLYGFGG from the coding sequence ATGTCTGGCAGAGGAAAGGGCGGCAAGGGGCTCGGGAAAGGAGGCGCTAAGCGGCACCGGAAAGTTCTTCGCGACAACATCCAGGGAATCACCAAGCCGGCTATTCGCCGTCTGGCTCGCCGTGGCGGTGTGAAGCGCATTTCCGGCCTGATCTACGAAGAGACCCGCGGTGTGCTGAAAGTGTTCCTGGAGAACGTGATCCGCGACGCCGTCACTTACACGGAGCATGCCAAGAGAAAGACCGTCACCGCTATGGATGTGGTGTACGCCCTGAAACGCCAGGGACGCACTCTGTACGGCTTCGGCGGTTAA